One Clarias gariepinus isolate MV-2021 ecotype Netherlands chromosome 18, CGAR_prim_01v2, whole genome shotgun sequence genomic window carries:
- the pus10 gene encoding putative tRNA pseudouridine synthase Pus10, producing MTLPLKDKDRPVIRKLLAAGCCGRCVLRFCCVGKYSSYQQSPEDIHKAFLAFLSEDDAEKSHGASGEAGETGGPPCKKMKTESPEESSGEKACAEDVSEPKACSGVCVACVGVLQHFCDQSYAKQVSEVVKKGGYQFDNLMLAVSLPAQLSVREHSCWLHVKKELREKNMCADKEDVVQVKDAFKWAVQGLVGKELGASVLTNSAFEVSVGFAHPETDGDCHFLATECPDCFKPTKNKASVFTRMAVVKALEKISDTKFLRHYPCPPVSPSSQCTPLETTCLHTSVFIAGRYNKFSRELPQTPWVIDGERRMEGSVEELIANPLLSAFKADGFNFCSSGREDVDVRTLGNGRPFAIELLNPHRARFNKAEIRQLQETINTSSDKIRVRDLQIVTREATSRMKEGEEEKTKSYSALIWTQKPITPGDLDFFTNIKELKIDQKTPLRVLHRRPLAIRQRVIHSMSATYLDTQHFTLQLRTQAGTYIKEFVHGDFGRTKPNLGALMETEVDILELDVESVDVDWPPAVPE from the exons ATGACTTTGCCGCTTAAAGATAAAGACCGCCCGGTCATCAGGAAGCTGTTGGCTGCCGGCTGCTGTGGAAGATGCGTCCTCAGATTTTGTTGTGTAGGAAAGTATTCTTCGTATCAGCAGTCCCctgag GACATACATAAAGCGTTTTTAGCGTTCCTCAGTGAAGATGATGCCGAGAAATCCCATGGTGCCTCAGGAGAGGCGGGAGAGACAGGGGGCCCGCCGTGTAAGAAAATGAAGACGGAATCACCCGAGGAATCGTCAGGGGAGAAAGCATGTGCAGAGGATGTGTCAGAGCCGAAGGCGTGTTCAGGGGTGTGTGTGGCGTGTGTTGGCGTGCTGCAGCACTTCTGCGACCAGAGTTATGCCAAACAG gtgtcTGAGGTTGTGAAAAAAGGCGGCTACCAGTTTGACAATCTGATGCTGGCCGTCTCTCTTCCTGCTCAGCTGTCCGTCAGAGAG CATTCCTGTTGGTTGCACGTCAAGAAGGAACTCAG AGAGAAGAACATGTGTGCGGATAAGGAGGACGTGGTCCAGGTGAAGGACGCTTTTAAATGGGCCGTCCAGGGGCTGGTGGGTAAAGAGCTGGGAGCGTCGGTACTCACTAAC AGCGCATTCGAGGTCAGCGTCGGTTTCGCGCATCCAGAAACAGACGGAGATTGCCACTTCCT AGCAACGGAATGTCCAGATTGCTTCAAGCCGACGAAGAACAAAGCT TCCGTGTTCACTAGGATGGCGGTGGTGAAAGCGCTGGAGAAGATCTCAGATACAAAGTTCCTCAG ACATTACCCATGTCCACCTGTCTCACCCTCCAGCCAGTGCACGCCACTTGAGACCACATGTCTGCATACATCTGTCTTCATAGCAG GGAGGTATAATAAGTTCTCCCGGGAGCTTCCTCAGACCCCCTGGGTGATAGATGGAGAGAGACGCATGGAGGGATCAGTGGAGGAGTTGATCGCCAATCCTCTGCTGTCTGCCTTTAAAGCAGACG GTTTTAACTTCTGCTCATCCGGGAGAGAAGACGTGGACGTACGGACGTTAGGAAATG GACGCCCGTTTGCCATCGAGCTTCTGAATCCACACAGAGCAAGGTTTAACAAAGCCGAAATCAGACAACTCCAGGAG ACGATCAACACGTCATCTGACAAAATCCGAGTCCGAGACCTGCAGATCGTaacccg AGAAGCTACAAGTCGTATGAAAGAAGGAGAAGAGGAAAAGACCAAGTCCTACAGCGCCCTTATCTGGACCCAAAAGCCGATAACTCCAGGCGATCTGGACTTCTTTACAAACATCAAG GAGCTGAAGATCGATCAGAAGACCCCCCTCCGCGTCCTCCATCGCAGACCACTTGCCATCAGACAGAGAGTCATCCACTCCATGAGCGCGACCTACTTGGACACACAACACTTCACACTGCAGCTGCGCACGCAGGCCGGGAC CTACATTAAAGAGTTTGTGCATGGAGACTTCGGCCGGACGAAGCCCAACCTCGGTGCCCTCATGGAGACAGAGGTGGACATTCTAGAATTGGACGTGGAG
- the cct4 gene encoding T-complex protein 1 subunit delta: protein MPEAAVAVPKGGKNNGGTYVDRDKPAQIRFSNISAGKAVADAIRTSLGPKGMDKMIQDGKGDVTITNDGATILNQMQVLHPAAKMLVELSKAQDIEAGDGTTSVVVIAGALLDSCAKLLQKGIHPTTISESFQKAVDKGVEILTSISQPVELSDRETLLNSATTSLCSKVVSQYSSLLAPMSVDAVMRVIDPATATSVDLRDINIVKKLGGTIDDCELVDGLVLTQKVVNSGLTRVEKAKIGLIQFCLSPPKTDMDNQIVVSDYAQMDRVLREERAYILNMVKQIKKAGCNVLLIQKSILRDALSDLALHFLNKVKIMVVKDIERDEIEFICKTIGTKPIAHIDQFTPEMLGSAELAEEVNLDGSGKLVKITGCASPGKTVSIVVRGSNKLVIEEAERSIHDALCVIRCLVKKRALIAGGGAPEIELALRLAEYARSLAGMEAYCVRAYADALEVIPSTLAENAGLNPISTVTELRNRHAQGEATAGINVRKGGISNILEELVVQPLLVSISALTLATETVRGILKIDDVVNTR, encoded by the exons ATGCCCGAAGCCGCGGTTGCAGTGCCGAAGGGAGGCAAGAATAACGGAGGCACTTATGTGGACCGGGACAAACCGGCTCAGATTCGGTTCAGCAACATCAGCGCGGGGAAAG CCGTCGCCGATGCCATCAGGACGAGTCTCGGGCCCAAAGGCATGGACAAAATG ATCCAGGATGGGAAGGGAGACGTCACCATCACTAACGACGGCGCCACTATCCTCAATCAGATGCAGGTCCTGCACCCTGCTGCCAAAATG ctggTCGAGCTGTCCAAGGCTCAGGACATTGAGGCTGGAGACGGCACTACATCTGTGGTGGTGATTGCCGGAGCTCTCTTGGACTCCTGTGCTAAGCTGCTACAGAAAG GCATCCACCCGACCACCATCTCTGAGTCGTTCCAGAAGGCGGTGGATAAGGGCGTGGAGATCCTGACCTCCATCAGCCAGCCAGTGGAGCTGAGCGACCGCGAAACTCTGCTTAACAGTGCCACCACCTCCCTGTGCTCCAAAGTGGTGTCCCAGTACTCCAGCCTGCTCGCCCCCATGAGCGTGGACGCTGTCATGAGGGTCATCGACCCGGCGACCGCCACCAGCGTCGACCTCCGCGACATCAACATTGTCAAGAAGCTCGG TGGGACCATAGATGACTGCGAGCTGGTGGACGGTCTGGTTCTGACCCAGAAGGTGGTCAACAGTGGACTGACCCGTGTAGAGAAGGCCAAGATCGGTTTGATTCAGTTCTGCTTGTCTCCTCCGAAGACTGAC ATGGATAACCAGATTGTGGTGTCGGATTACGCCCAGATGGACCGCGTGCTCCGTGAGGAGAGAGCTTACATCCTCAACATGGTCAAACAGATCAAGAAAGCCGGCTGCAACGTCCTGCTCATCCAGAAATCCATCCTCAG GGATGCTCTGAGCGACCTCGCTCTTCATTTCCTCAACAAGGTGAAGATCATGGTGGTGAAGGACATCGAGAGGGACGAGATCGAGTTCATCTGCAAG ACGATCGGCACCAAACCCATCGCCCACATCGATCAGTTCACACCGGAGATGCTGGGCTCGGCCGAGCTGGCTGAGGAGGTGAACCTGGACGGATCGGGGAAACTGGTCAAG ATCACCGGTTGTGCCAGTCCAGGGAAGACGGTGAGCATCGTGGTGCGCGGCTCCAACAAGCTGGTGATCGAGGAGGCTGAACGCTCCATCCACGACGCTCTTTGCGTTATCCGCTGCCTCGTCAAAAAAAG GGCTCTGATTGCGGGCGGCGGCGCTCCGGAAATCGAGCTGGCCCTGCGCTTGGCAGAGTATGCCCGGTCCCTGGCTGGCATGGAGGCGTACTGCGTGCGCGCCTACGCCGACGCCCTCGAGGTCATTCCCTCCACGCTGGCCGAAAACGCCGGTCTCAACCCCATCTCCACAGTAACCGAGCTGCGCAACAGACACGCTCAGGGTGAGGCGACGGCCGGCATCAACGTGCGCAAG GGTGGCATCTCTAACATCCTGGAGGAACTGGTGGTCCAGCCTCTCCTGGTCTCCATCAGCGCGCTCACGCTCGCTACGGAAACAGTGCGCGGAATCCTCAAGATCGACGATGTC GTGAACACAcgataa